In a single window of the Nocardioides sp. L-11A genome:
- a CDS encoding glyceraldehyde-3-phosphate dehydrogenase, whose translation MSTTEDKFTRWKHHEELAEAMIPIVGKLHREKDVTILLHSRSLVNKSVIDILKTHRYARQIDGVELSVRDTFPFLEAIAALDLGAAKVDLALLIRAYRATDGAPSIADFTAAALAEATGENKSPAPCPQDVVLYGFGRIGRLVARLLVEKSGSGNGLRLRAVVVRKGKGDDLKKRASLLRRDSIHGAFNGSITVDEEKSQIIANGNVIQVIYSNSPDEIDYTEYGIDDAILIDNTGIWRDREGLSNHLRPGIAKVLLTAPGKGDVPNIVHGVNHLDVDLDEKVLSCASCTTNAIVPPLKAMEDEFGIVRGHVETVHSFTNDQNLLDNYHKADRRGRSAPLNLVITETGAASAVAKVLPDLQARITGNSIRVPTPDVSIAILSLQLKRETTREEVNDHLRKASLVGPLARNLDYTTASDAVSTDFIGARAASIVDGGASIVDGDSAILYVWYDNEFGYSCQVLRTVQYICGVEYTTLPRA comes from the coding sequence TTGAGCACCACCGAAGACAAGTTCACCCGCTGGAAGCACCACGAAGAGCTGGCCGAGGCGATGATCCCCATCGTCGGCAAGCTCCACCGCGAGAAGGATGTGACGATCCTTCTGCACAGCCGCTCGCTGGTGAACAAGTCGGTCATCGACATCCTCAAGACCCACCGCTACGCACGCCAGATCGACGGCGTCGAGCTGTCGGTGCGCGACACCTTCCCCTTTCTCGAGGCGATCGCCGCGCTCGACCTCGGCGCCGCCAAGGTCGACCTCGCGCTGCTGATCCGGGCCTACCGGGCCACCGACGGCGCGCCGTCGATCGCCGACTTCACCGCCGCCGCGCTGGCCGAGGCCACCGGCGAGAACAAGAGCCCGGCGCCGTGCCCGCAGGACGTGGTCCTCTACGGCTTCGGCCGGATCGGCCGCCTCGTCGCGCGCCTCCTGGTCGAGAAGTCCGGCTCCGGCAACGGCCTGCGGCTGCGCGCCGTCGTCGTCCGCAAGGGCAAGGGCGACGACCTGAAGAAGCGTGCCTCGCTGCTGCGCCGCGACTCGATCCACGGTGCCTTCAACGGGTCGATCACGGTCGACGAGGAGAAGAGCCAGATCATCGCCAACGGCAACGTGATCCAGGTGATCTACTCGAACTCGCCCGACGAGATCGACTACACCGAGTACGGCATCGACGACGCGATCCTCATCGACAACACCGGCATCTGGCGCGATCGCGAGGGCCTGTCGAACCACCTGCGCCCCGGCATCGCCAAGGTGCTGCTGACCGCGCCCGGCAAGGGCGACGTCCCCAATATCGTCCACGGCGTCAACCACCTCGACGTCGACCTCGACGAGAAGGTGCTCTCCTGCGCCTCGTGTACGACGAACGCGATCGTCCCGCCGCTCAAGGCGATGGAGGACGAGTTCGGCATCGTCCGCGGCCACGTCGAGACGGTGCACTCGTTCACCAACGACCAGAACCTGCTCGACAACTACCACAAGGCCGACCGTCGCGGCCGCTCCGCGCCGCTCAACCTGGTCATCACCGAGACCGGCGCCGCCTCGGCCGTGGCGAAGGTCCTCCCCGACCTCCAGGCCCGGATCACCGGCAACTCGATCCGGGTCCCCACGCCCGACGTCTCGATCGCCATCCTGAGCCTGCAGCTCAAGCGGGAGACGACGCGCGAGGAGGTCAACGACCACCTGCGCAAGGCGTCCCTGGTCGGCCCCCTGGCCCGCAACCTCGACTACACGACCGCCTCCGACGCCGTGTCGACCGACTTCATCGGCGCCCGCGCGGCCTCGATCGTCGACGGCGGCGCCTCGATCGTCGACGGCGACTCGGCCATCCTCTACGTCTGGTACGACAACGAGTTCGGCTACTCCTGCCAGGTGCTGCGCACGGTGCAGTACATCTGCGGCGTGGAGTACACGACGCTGCCCCGAGCCTGA
- a CDS encoding DUF4031 domain-containing protein, which translates to MTVYVDDMQRPAIVGPVDGVWSHLLSDLPGEAGRRELLAFAERLGIEARWIQNPGTATEHFDVTEPTRQRALALGAAPIRYGRAVAAITRAKRESPTRRV; encoded by the coding sequence ATGACCGTCTACGTCGACGACATGCAGCGGCCCGCGATCGTGGGCCCGGTCGACGGCGTCTGGTCGCACCTGCTCTCCGACCTCCCCGGCGAGGCCGGGCGCCGCGAGCTGCTGGCCTTCGCCGAGCGGCTCGGCATCGAGGCCCGCTGGATCCAGAACCCGGGCACGGCCACCGAGCACTTCGACGTCACCGAGCCGACCCGCCAGCGGGCGCTGGCGCTCGGCGCCGCCCCGATCCGATACGGCCGCGCGGTGGCCGCGATCACCCGCGCGAAGCGGGAGTCGCCGACCCGGCGCGTTTGA
- a CDS encoding C40 family peptidase, which yields MSTIASRAAARLLVVPVLATACLLTPAPQAHADDDVISTLAEQNKEHAADDPADGKKSKKEKAEERAEKRIDKVMATVRSRAGKPYAYGAAGPNAFDCSGLVQWVYRHVGENLPRTSSAQAGATQRVRSPQVGDLVFFTSGGRVYHVGIYAGARMIWHASRPGVPVRKDRIWSGSVFYGRVR from the coding sequence ATGTCCACCATCGCGTCGCGCGCTGCCGCGCGCCTGCTCGTCGTCCCCGTCCTTGCGACCGCGTGCCTGCTCACGCCGGCACCGCAGGCCCACGCCGACGACGACGTCATCTCCACCCTCGCGGAGCAGAACAAGGAGCACGCCGCCGACGACCCGGCCGACGGCAAGAAGTCCAAGAAGGAGAAGGCCGAGGAGCGCGCCGAGAAGCGCATCGACAAGGTCATGGCCACCGTCCGCTCGCGTGCCGGCAAGCCCTATGCGTACGGCGCGGCCGGGCCGAACGCCTTCGACTGCTCGGGCCTCGTGCAGTGGGTCTACCGCCATGTCGGCGAGAACCTGCCCCGCACCTCCTCCGCCCAGGCCGGCGCCACACAGCGGGTGCGCAGCCCGCAGGTCGGCGACCTGGTGTTCTTCACCAGTGGCGGCCGCGTCTACCACGTCGGCATCTACGCCGGCGCGCGCATGATCTGGCACGCCTCGCGGCCCGGCGTCCCGGTGCGTAAGGACCGGATCTGGTCCGGCTCGGTCTTCTACGGCCGGGTCCGCTGA
- the corA gene encoding magnesium/cobalt transporter CorA: protein MSQHRSARTIRTPIRSLTGRSRRPPQVVPTGAAVPSGAGRPPSASLVDSAVYVDGDRVASPTTLAESYRALNDNDQAVAWIGLYRPEHHELASLAEEFGLHELAVEDAIVAHQRPKLERYDDTLFVVLRAARYLDDVEEVEFGEVHLFVGRDFVVTLRHAEAPDIAAVRRRLESNPDLLRLGPEAILYAILDRVVDGYLPVVAGLENDIDEIETEVFGGDPAVSRRIYELTREVIEFQRATRPLATVLRQLTLGFSKYGTDDELQRYLRDVDDHLTQVIEQVDGFRQLLRDILTVNATLVAQKQNEEMTALTEASLDQNEEVKRISAWAAILFAPTLIGTVYGMNFDEMPELHWQLGYPFAVVLMALVSVGLYAVFRRRGWI, encoded by the coding sequence ATGTCCCAGCACCGGTCCGCGAGGACCATCCGCACGCCCATCCGCAGCCTGACCGGCCGGAGCCGCCGTCCGCCGCAAGTCGTCCCGACCGGCGCCGCCGTCCCGTCCGGCGCCGGCCGGCCACCCAGCGCCAGCCTGGTCGACAGCGCGGTGTACGTCGACGGTGACCGGGTCGCGTCGCCGACCACGCTCGCCGAGAGCTACCGCGCCCTCAACGACAACGACCAGGCCGTCGCCTGGATCGGGCTGTACCGGCCCGAGCACCACGAGCTCGCCTCGCTGGCCGAGGAGTTCGGCCTCCACGAGCTCGCGGTCGAGGACGCGATCGTCGCCCACCAGCGCCCCAAGCTGGAGCGGTACGACGACACCCTGTTTGTCGTCCTGCGCGCGGCCCGCTATCTCGACGACGTCGAGGAGGTCGAGTTCGGCGAGGTCCACCTCTTCGTGGGCCGGGACTTCGTCGTCACGCTCCGGCACGCGGAGGCGCCCGACATCGCCGCCGTCCGGCGCCGTCTCGAGAGCAACCCGGACCTGCTCCGGCTCGGGCCCGAGGCGATCCTCTACGCGATCCTGGACCGGGTCGTCGACGGCTACCTGCCGGTCGTCGCGGGCCTCGAGAACGACATCGACGAGATCGAGACCGAGGTCTTCGGCGGGGATCCCGCGGTGTCGCGGCGCATCTACGAGCTGACCCGCGAGGTCATCGAGTTCCAGCGCGCCACCCGTCCGCTCGCGACCGTGCTGCGCCAGCTCACGCTGGGCTTCTCGAAGTACGGCACCGACGACGAGCTGCAGCGCTACCTGCGCGACGTCGATGACCACCTCACCCAGGTGATCGAGCAGGTCGACGGCTTCCGCCAGCTGCTGCGCGACATCCTCACCGTCAACGCCACCCTCGTCGCCCAGAAGCAGAACGAGGAGATGACGGCGCTCACCGAGGCCAGCCTCGACCAGAACGAGGAGGTCAAGCGGATCTCGGCCTGGGCAGCCATCCTGTTCGCGCCGACCCTGATCGGCACCGTCTACGGCATGAACTTCGACGAGATGCCCGAGTTGCACTGGCAACTCGGCTACCCCTTCGCCGTGGTCCTGATGGCGCTG